One Panicum virgatum strain AP13 chromosome 3N, P.virgatum_v5, whole genome shotgun sequence DNA segment encodes these proteins:
- the LOC120665967 gene encoding probable glycerol-3-phosphate acyltransferase 3, with amino-acid sequence MVKKPSAVPRSFLSLRRLLRRSISGRHYRRIASSATGIRAAPAQDKLKDRTVLVDVEGWLLRSPLSAFPYFMIVAVEAGSFLRGLLLLLVYPVLCLLAFIGLDLRLEAMVMVSLFGLREREVARVSKVVLPKFFLEEVTTEGLEAFKKAGTVVAVTAALPRVMVEGFLKEYLGVHAVIGREVAVAAGCFVGFLEEEHAGMERVGAFLEEMEETRSKGDGAAGLLGAVGRPVLHVVSRYCKETYVLSEPDKKAWQPLPRDKYPNKLVFHDGRLAFRPTFFAALAMYTYLPLGIILAALRCLAFVVLPYRVSIPLAAATGMRSRLVAGPSPDASREKTKAGGRLYVCNHRTLLDPITVAAGLNKPVTAVTYSVSSISELLAPIRTARLTRDRDEDRRRMEALLARGDLVVCPEGTTCREPYLLRFSPLFAELTGEVTPVALDTRVDMFYGTSTKPGAKWLDPFYFMMNSRPEYRVEFLERVATAPAEGEAGGHGPSIQAANRVQRVLGQALGFELTGLTRKDKYMILAGNEGFVPDGAKK; translated from the exons ATGGTGAAGAAGCCATCCGCCGTACCCCGGTCCTTCCTGtcactccgccgcctcctccggagGAGCATCTCAGGGCGGCACTACCGCCGCATCGCGTCCTCGGCAACGGGGATTAGGGCGGCTCCAGCACAAGACAAGCTGAAAGACCGGACAGTGCTGGTCGACGTGGAGGGATGGCTCCTGCGCTCGCCGCTCTCTGCCTTTCCTTACTTCATGATCGTCGCCGTAGAGGCCGGCAGCTtcctccgcggcctcctcctgctgctggtaTACCCCGTCCTGTGCCTCCTGGCTTTCATCGGTCTTGACCTGCGTCTCGAGGCCATGGTCATGGTGTCCCTCTTCGgactgagggagagagaggtggcCAGGGTTTCCAAGGTTGTGCTGCCCAAGTTCTTCCTTGAAGAGGTGACCACGGAGGGGCTGGAGGCTTTTAAGAAAGCGGGCACCGTCGTCGCGGTGACCGCGGCGCTCCCAAGGGTCATGGTGGAGGGCTTCCTCAAGGAGTACCTCGGCGTCCATGCCGTCATCGGGCGGGAGGTCGCCGTGGCAGCTGGCTGTTTCGTTGGGTTCCTGGAGGAGGAGCACGCGGGCATGGAGAGGGTTGGAGCCTTTCTCGAGGAAATGGAGGAAACGAGGAGTAAAGGTGATGGAGCTGCGGGGcttcttggggcagtcggcAGGCCGGTGCTCCACGTGGTCTCGCGCTATTGCAAG GAGACCTATGTTCTAAGCGAACCCGACAAGAAGGCGTGGCAGCCATTGCCGAGGGACAAGTACCCCAACAAGTTGGTCTTCCACGACGGCCGCCTTGCCTTCAGGCCGACCTTCTTCGCCGCGCTCGCCATGTACACCTATCTCCCCTTGGGAATCATCCTCGCCGCCTTACGCTGTCTCGCATTTGTCGTGCTACCCTACCGCGTCTCTATACCGCTGGCCGCGGCCACCGGCATGCGCTcccgcctcgtcgccggcccGTCGCCGGACGCCAGCAGAGAGAAGACCAAGGCAGGTGGGCGCCTCTACGTCTGCAACCACCGCACCCTCCTCGACCCGatcaccgtcgccgccggcctgaACAAGCCCGTGACGGCGGTGACGTACAGCGTGAGCTCGATCTCGGAGCTGCTCGCACCCATCCGCACGGCGCGGCTTACGCGGGACCGGGACGAGGACCGCAGGCGCATGGAGGCGTTGCTGGCGCGTGGCGACCTCGTGGTGTGCCCCGAGGGCACGACATGCCGCGAGCCCTACCTGCTCCGGTTCAGCCCTCTTTTCGCCGAGCTCACCGGGGAGGTGACCCCCGTCGCTCTCGACACCCGCGTCGACATGTTCTACGGCACGTCCACCAAGCCCGGGGCCAAGTGGCTTGACCCGTTCTACTTCATGATGAACTCGCGGCCGGAGTACCGCGTCGAGTTTCTGGAGCGCGTTGCCACCGCCCCGGCGGAAGGCGAGGCTGGCGGACATGGCCCCAGCATCCAAGCGGCAAACCGGGTCCAGCGCGTGCTTGGCCAGGCACTAGGATTCGAGCTCACCGGACTCACGAGGAAGGACAAGTATATGATACTGGCTGGGAATGAAGGTTTCGTGCCAGATGGCGCCAAGAAGTAG